Proteins encoded within one genomic window of Neoarius graeffei isolate fNeoGra1 chromosome 18, fNeoGra1.pri, whole genome shotgun sequence:
- the LOC132866704 gene encoding interferon-induced GTP-binding protein Mx1-like: MMETEKGSYKKFAYAGENSKPMEGVFHSHLEERVRPYIDLIDSLRLIGIDEDLALPTIAVIGDQSSGKSSVLEALAGVALPRGTGIVTRCPLELKLRKIKGGVQWKAVMSYNEQRIEFDDPSLVERYVEEAQNELAGEGVGICDELITLEIMAPNVCDLTLIDLPGIARVPVKGQPEDIGHQIKKLIQKYIEKDQTINLVVVPCNVDIATTEALKMAQEVDAEGKRTLAILTKPDLIDKGTEKNILDIVRNQVIPLSKGYVIVKCRGQKQIDDKISLSEATEADREFFRHHEYFSCLLYEEKATIQCLATKLTQDLVDHIKKSLPLISEEIKKQLWSLRKELSRCEAGPPLDPHKRKIFFIDTLTKFNDKINRLVSGEVVNNDNLFVLLRSEFKKWKDHLDNTKASFHETVQDVVNEYDLKYRGRELPGFSNYKVFEMVVQKLVVQLTGPAIDTLRVIRETIQKQFSDVSKTCFLNYPFLQCIAMNKIDNIQSKQEEKVEQRILEQFEMEQLVYTQDGIYFKTLNEADSAGGQKASEDNFAGFDSRNEYPEMLRAYYEIVVQRLADQVPMLIRYFMLKESAQLLCNETLGLMDGANVADALREESNVSRRRIDMQNRMERLTLAQEKLSNFEARGSPPSRVLHPFELSN, translated from the exons ATGATGGAGACTGAAAAAGGTAGTTATAAAAAATTTGCTTATGCTGGTGAAAACAG TAAGCCAATGGAAGGGGTCTTCCACAGCCATTTAGAGGAGAGAGTTCGTCCTTATATTGATCTGATTGACTCCTTGAGACTGATTGGTATTGATGAAGATTTGGCTTTGCCAACTATAGCTGTAATTGGAGATCAGAGTTCTGGAAAAAGCTCTGTGTTGGAAGCACTAGCTGGAGTGGCATTGCCCAGAGGGACtg GTATTGTGACAAGATGTCCACTGGAGCTAAAGCTGAGGAAGATTAAAGGTGGTGTTCAATGGAAAGCCGTAATGTCTTACAATGAGCAGCGTATTGAGTTTGATGACCCATCATTGGTTGAGCGTTATGTTGAGGAAG CTCAGAATGAGCTGGCTGGAGAAGGTGTTGGAATTTGTGATGAACTCATCACTCTGGAGATCATGGCTCCTAATGTGTGTGACCTCACACTGATTGATCTCCCTGGGATTGCCCGAGTTCCTGTAAAAGGACAACCTGAAGACATTGGACATCAG ATCAAAAAGCTCATACAGAAATATATAGAGAAGGATCAAACTATAAATTTGGTCGTGGTCCCATGTAATGTTGACATAGCAACAACAGAAGCTCTGAAAATGGCACAGGAAGTGGATGCTGAAGGAAAAAGGACATTGG cTATTCTTACAAAGCCAGACCTTATAGACAAGGGAACAGAGAAGAATATATTGGATATAGTCCGAAATCAAGTCATTCCCTTAAGCAAAGGATATGTCATTGTTAAATGCCGTGGACAAAAGCAAATCGATGACAAGATCTCTCTGTCGGAGGCCACTGAAGCAGACAGGGAATTCTTCAGACATCATGAATACTTCAG TTGCCTGTTGTATGAGGAGAAAGCAACTATTCAGTGTCTTGCCACCAAACTGACTCAAGACCTGGTTGATCACATCAAA aaatCATTACCTCTGATCTCAGAGGAGATAAAGAAGCAGCTGTGGAGCTTGAGAAAAGAGCTGAGTCGGTGTGAAGCTGGCCCACCACTGGACCCACACAAGAGGAAGATCTTTTTTATTGAT ACCCTGACAAAATTTAATGATAAGATCAACCGCTTAGTATCTGGAGAAGTGGTCAACAATGACAACTTGTTTGTATTGCTTCGGTCTGAATTCAAAAAGTGGAAAGACCATCTTGACAACACAAAAGCATCAT TCCACGAGACGGTCCAAGATGTGGTGAATGAATATGACCTGAAGTACAGAGGACGAGAGCTACCTGGTTTCAGTAACTACAAAGTGTTTGAAATGGTGGTGCAGAAGCTCGTGGTCCAGCTAACAGGACCAGCCATTGACACACTCAGAGTCATCAGAG AAACTATTCAGAAACAGTTTTCAGATGTGTCCAAAACCTGCTTCCTCAACTACCCTTTCCTCCAGTGTATTGCAATG AACAAGATAGACAACATTCAGTCAAAACAGGAAGAAAAGGTGGAGCAGAGGATCTTGGAGCAGTTTGAAATGGAGCAACTCGTTTACACTCAAGATGGCATCTACTTCAAGACCTTAAATGAGGCTGACTCTGCTGGGGGACAAAAGGCTTCAGAAGACAACTTTGCTGGGTTTGACAGCAGAAACGAATATCCTGAAATGCTGCGCGCTTATTACGAG ATCGTGGTACAGCGCTTGGCTGATCAGGTGCCCATGCTGATCAGATACTTCATGCTTAAggaatctgctcagctgttgtgcAATGAAACGCTGGGTTTAATGGATGGTGCCAATGTGGCTGATGCTTTGCGTGAAGAGTCAAATGTCAGCAGACGCCGCATTGACATGCAGAACCGCATGGAGCGTCTTACACTTGCTCAAGAGAAACTCAGCAACTTTGAAGCCAGGGGATCACCACCTAGCAGGGTTTTACATCCCTTTGAGCTTAGCAACTGA